The Populus trichocarpa isolate Nisqually-1 chromosome 2, P.trichocarpa_v4.1, whole genome shotgun sequence genome has a window encoding:
- the LOC7481444 gene encoding L-cysteine desulfhydrase — translation MQENSKDARNGGDSLSTTPTQVSKKPRVSFSITEHEIHHEFSHHNPNVARINNGSFGSCPGSVLAAQKNWQLQFLQQPDDFYFNTLRKGILHSRTVIKDLINADDVDEISLVDNATTAAAIVLQQIGRAFAEGNFAKNDTVLMLHCAYQAVKKSIQAYVTRAGGSVIEIQLPFPVTSNEEIISEFKRGIEKGKANGKKIRLAIIDHITSMPCVVIPVKELVKICREEGVDQVFVDAAHAIGSVEINVKEIGADFYVSNLHKWFFCPPSVAFLYCKKAASLEFDVHHPVVSHEYGNGLPIESAWIGTRDYSSQLVVPAALEFVNRFEDGIQGIMKRNHEEVVKMGKMLAESWGTNLGSSPEMCAGMIMVGLPSRLRVSSEDDALRLRSHLRECHGVEVPIHYQGLKDGEEGVKDKDGVITAYARISHQVYNKSEDYCKLRDAVNRLSENLLIRKTFYPE, via the coding sequence atgcaagaaaactCCAAAGATGCTCGAAACGGCGGCGACTCGTTGTCGACAACGCCAACGCAGGTCTCCAAAAAACCACGCGTCAGCTTCTCCATAACAGAACACGAAATCCACCATGAATTCTCTCACCACAACCCTAATGTAGCCCGAATTAACAACGGTAGCTTCGGTAGCTGCCCCGGATCCGTACTTGCTGCTCAAAAGAACTGGCAGCTCCAGTTCCTTCAACAACCTGACGACTTCTACTTCAACACTCTCCGTAAAGGAATTCTCCACTCACGTACTGTCATCAAAGACCTCATCAATGCTGACGACGTCGACGAGATCTCCCTTGTCGATAACGCCACCACTGCCGCCGCCATCGTCCTTCAACAAATTGGCCGTGCCTTCGCTGAAGGTAATTTTGCTAAAAACGATACCGTTTTAATGCTCCACTGTGCTTATCAAGCTGTTAAAAAATCGATTCAAGCTTACGTCACGCGTGCTGGGGGTTCTGTTATCGAGATTCAGTTACCGTTTCCGGTTACTTCGAATGAGGAGATAATTTCGGAGTTTAAGAGAGGAATAGAGAAAGGCAAAGCTAAcggtaaaaaaattaggttagcGATAATTGATCATATAACGTCGATGCCGTGTGTTGTTATTCCGGTAAaagagttggttaaaatttgcAGAGAAGAAGGTGTGGATCAGGTTTTTGTTGATGCAGCTCATGCTATTGGTAGTGTTGaaataaatgttaaagaaaTCGGGGCTGATTTTTATGTCAGTAATTTGCATAAGTGGTTCTTTTGCCCCCCATCGGTTGCTTTTCTGTATTGTAAGAAAGCAGCGAGTTTGGAATTTGATGTACACCATCCGGTTGTTTCACATGAGTATGGAAATGGATTGCCGATAGAGAGTGCGTGGATTGGGACTAGGGATTATAGCTCACAATTAGTGGTGCCGGCAGCTTTGGAGTTTGTTAATCGATTTGAGGATGGGATTCAGGGGATAATGAAGAGGAACCATGAGGAGGTTGTTAAGATGGGGAAAATGCTGGCCGAATCATGGGGGACAAATCTTGGTTCTTCACCGGAGATGTGTGCGGGAATGATCATGGTTGGTCTGCCTTCGAGATTGCGTGTTTCAAGTGAAGATGATGCTTTGAGGTTAAGATCGCATTTGCGTGAGTGTCATGGGGTTGAGGTTCCGATACATTATCAGGGTTTAAAAGATGGTGAGGAGGGAGTGAAAGATAAGGATGGGGTTATAACAGCGTATGCTAGGATTTCTCATCAGGTTTATAATAAGTCTGAGGATTATTGCAAGCTTAGGGATGCTGTAAATCGTCTTTCTGAGAATCTACTGATTCGCAAAACGTTTTATCCAGAGTGA